The following coding sequences are from one Myxococcales bacterium window:
- a CDS encoding PAS domain-containing protein, with protein MTPFPIVAIGASAGGLEPLKSLLAAIPERSGMAFVVIQHLDPDQPSMLTTLLDRATPLAVVEATSGMALEADRVHVIPPGADLTMSEGILTLVPRKSTGRLHLPIDAFFRALAADTHERAIAVILSGSGADGTEGLRAIKAEGGIGVAQEPSSAQFPSMPEAALASGAVDFRGTPQDIARELVRLSGHPYVCTPHAETPAADLPGVQDKALTLLLASLRRHAGVDFSGYKRTTVLRRIERRMALRHTESMVDYARLLETDVDEGRALGRDMLIRVTSFFRDPGAFDAVKRQVLEPLAQRKGAGDSIRIWVPGCATGEETYSLTMSLLEALDGTQVQPILKIFGTDLSDDAIDTARLGVYSQSAVADLPAERLGRFFESAEGGYRIVRSVRDLCVFVKHDLTWDPPFAKLDLISCRNLLIYFDAELQRRVIPMLHYCLNPAGFLFLGQSETITGYRDLFENVDKEHRIFVKVGDSLGLLHPLRAGRDPELPLAERRAPERRQAAREAERQADHLMLTRYAPPGVIVNSQLEILQFRGRTGAYLEPPPGQPQANILRMARGGLAAHLHEALDRAKTEGVAVRKEKLRFHSGAEVQVVNLEVVPLASVGESTERCFLVLFEPTDKDVEDEESTRQPQRAAEPLSETPREMERVKSELTATRDYLQSLISEHQATTDELATANEEMVASNEELQSINEELQSAKEELQSTNEELSTVNDQLRHRNLELDQVANDLINVLASVEIPVIIVDLNLRVRRFTPTVRNIARFIPEDVGRPIEDLKLDVDVHNLAERIGGVLGTLVPREWEVQGRGGRWFRMQIRPYRTSDNRLDGAVLSFVDVDVLRRAVEEAEAARDYARSIVETVQSALVVLDAELRVVSANTAFYDAFSLVPTKIAGKRLLELGDGFWSLPTLRDALQQTVERRQAFLSLELDADLPRVGPKTFSFSARPIEWGQGAQMILLAIDDVTSLRSLESERSQLLASEKQARLEAERATRAKDLFLATLSHELRTPLSTMLMSAQLLRKLAGDNPRLDRPSASIERAAHAQAKLIDDLLDVSRIVSGKLILDLGPVDFANIVREAVDVARPSALAKGLTMDLVVEGDMGAVYGDESRLLQVVNNLLTNAIKFTPRGGHIWVRLETTNARAELSIRDNGMGIRAEVLPRLFNRFVQADSAMTRTHGGLGLGLSIVRHLVDVHGGEVRVESPGEGRGSTFRVSLPTGTAATPLAPPAQSQVAHGVEGIKTLLVEDDDDTREAYAAMLAELGAHVRAESSAARAFAALGDFQPDVILSDIAMPGDDGVGFIKKVRELTPERGGRIPAAALSALASDEDRRRALEAGFQLHVAKPVDAARLAAVVVALREWRMVSGGPSPREAPAR; from the coding sequence ATGACACCGTTTCCCATCGTGGCGATCGGCGCCTCGGCGGGTGGGCTCGAACCCCTCAAAAGCCTGCTTGCGGCCATTCCGGAGCGCTCGGGCATGGCCTTCGTCGTCATCCAGCATCTGGACCCGGATCAACCGAGCATGCTGACAACCCTGCTCGACCGGGCCACACCGCTGGCGGTGGTAGAAGCCACGAGCGGGATGGCGCTCGAAGCCGATCGGGTGCACGTGATTCCCCCGGGCGCAGACCTGACCATGAGCGAGGGAATCCTCACGCTGGTGCCCCGCAAAAGCACGGGGCGGCTTCATCTTCCCATCGACGCCTTTTTCCGCGCTCTCGCCGCTGACACGCATGAGCGCGCCATCGCGGTGATCCTTTCGGGATCGGGCGCCGACGGGACCGAGGGGCTTCGCGCCATCAAGGCCGAAGGGGGAATCGGGGTGGCCCAGGAGCCCTCGTCGGCGCAGTTCCCGAGCATGCCGGAGGCCGCGCTGGCCTCGGGGGCCGTGGACTTTCGCGGCACTCCCCAAGACATCGCCAGAGAGCTCGTCCGCTTGAGCGGGCATCCCTACGTGTGCACCCCGCACGCCGAGACGCCCGCTGCGGACCTGCCCGGCGTGCAGGACAAGGCGCTCACGCTGCTTCTCGCATCCCTGCGTCGGCACGCGGGCGTCGACTTCAGTGGGTATAAGCGCACGACCGTGCTTCGCCGCATCGAGCGGCGCATGGCCCTCCGGCACACGGAGTCCATGGTGGACTACGCGCGGCTGCTCGAGACCGACGTCGACGAAGGTCGCGCGCTCGGCCGCGACATGCTCATTCGGGTCACATCTTTCTTCCGCGATCCGGGGGCGTTCGACGCCGTGAAACGGCAGGTGCTCGAGCCGCTCGCCCAGCGCAAGGGCGCTGGCGACTCCATTCGGATCTGGGTCCCGGGGTGCGCCACCGGCGAGGAAACCTATTCCCTCACGATGAGCCTGCTCGAGGCGCTCGATGGAACTCAAGTTCAACCCATACTCAAGATCTTCGGCACCGACCTGAGCGATGACGCGATTGATACCGCGCGCCTCGGGGTCTATTCGCAATCGGCGGTGGCAGACCTGCCTGCCGAACGCCTTGGGCGCTTCTTCGAGTCCGCCGAGGGTGGCTATCGCATCGTCCGTTCGGTCCGTGACCTTTGTGTGTTCGTCAAGCATGACCTCACCTGGGATCCCCCCTTCGCCAAGCTCGATCTCATCAGCTGTCGCAACCTTCTCATCTATTTCGATGCGGAGCTTCAGCGCAGGGTGATCCCGATGCTGCACTATTGCCTGAATCCCGCAGGATTCCTGTTTCTCGGGCAGAGCGAGACGATCACGGGCTACCGCGATCTCTTCGAGAACGTGGACAAGGAGCACCGCATCTTCGTGAAGGTGGGTGACAGCCTGGGTCTCTTGCACCCCCTGCGTGCGGGCCGCGATCCCGAGCTCCCGCTCGCCGAACGGAGGGCGCCCGAGCGAAGGCAGGCCGCGCGCGAGGCCGAACGTCAAGCCGATCATCTCATGCTCACGCGCTACGCCCCGCCGGGGGTGATCGTGAACAGCCAGCTCGAGATCCTCCAGTTTCGGGGACGGACAGGGGCCTACCTGGAGCCGCCACCGGGGCAGCCTCAGGCCAACATCTTGCGGATGGCCCGAGGAGGGCTCGCGGCCCACTTGCACGAGGCCCTCGATCGAGCGAAGACCGAAGGCGTGGCCGTTCGCAAGGAGAAGCTCCGCTTTCATTCCGGTGCCGAGGTGCAAGTGGTCAACCTGGAAGTCGTGCCTTTGGCCTCTGTGGGAGAGTCCACGGAGAGGTGCTTCCTCGTTCTCTTCGAGCCAACGGACAAGGATGTCGAAGACGAAGAGAGCACCCGACAGCCGCAAAGAGCGGCCGAGCCTCTTTCCGAGACGCCTCGGGAAATGGAGAGGGTCAAGTCAGAGCTCACCGCGACCCGGGACTATCTGCAGTCCCTCATCTCCGAGCACCAGGCGACCACCGATGAGCTCGCCACGGCCAACGAGGAGATGGTCGCATCCAACGAAGAGTTGCAGAGCATCAACGAAGAGCTTCAAAGTGCCAAGGAGGAGCTCCAGTCGACGAACGAGGAGCTGAGCACCGTCAACGACCAACTCCGCCACCGCAACCTCGAGCTGGACCAGGTCGCCAATGACCTCATCAACGTCCTGGCAAGCGTCGAAATCCCGGTGATCATCGTCGATCTGAACCTGCGGGTGCGTCGCTTCACCCCCACGGTCCGCAACATCGCACGGTTCATCCCGGAAGACGTGGGACGGCCCATCGAAGATCTCAAGCTCGACGTCGATGTCCACAATCTCGCCGAGCGCATCGGCGGGGTCCTGGGGACTTTGGTGCCCCGGGAGTGGGAGGTTCAAGGACGAGGGGGGCGTTGGTTTCGCATGCAGATTCGTCCCTACCGCACCTCCGACAACCGGCTTGACGGGGCGGTCCTCTCTTTCGTGGACGTGGACGTTCTGCGGCGGGCCGTGGAAGAAGCGGAGGCCGCCCGCGACTACGCCCGCAGCATCGTGGAAACCGTGCAATCGGCCCTCGTGGTCCTGGACGCCGAGCTGCGGGTGGTCTCGGCCAACACGGCGTTCTACGACGCGTTTTCGCTCGTACCCACGAAGATCGCGGGAAAACGCTTGCTGGAGTTGGGAGACGGGTTCTGGAGCTTGCCGACCCTTCGGGACGCCTTGCAGCAGACGGTCGAGCGGCGCCAGGCCTTCCTCTCGCTCGAGCTCGACGCCGACCTGCCTCGTGTGGGCCCCAAGACGTTCTCGTTCAGTGCGCGCCCCATCGAGTGGGGCCAGGGCGCGCAGATGATTTTGCTGGCGATCGACGACGTGACCTCGCTGCGGTCTCTCGAGAGCGAGCGCAGCCAGCTTCTGGCCTCCGAAAAACAAGCACGCCTCGAGGCCGAGCGCGCGACCCGGGCCAAGGATCTGTTCCTTGCAACCTTGTCTCACGAGCTGCGGACACCGCTCAGCACGATGCTGATGTCTGCGCAGCTGCTTCGAAAGCTCGCAGGGGACAACCCGCGCCTCGACCGTCCCAGCGCCTCCATCGAGCGGGCCGCACACGCCCAGGCGAAGCTCATCGACGACCTGCTCGACGTGTCCCGTATCGTATCGGGAAAGCTAATCCTCGACCTTGGCCCTGTGGACTTCGCAAACATCGTGCGCGAAGCGGTCGACGTGGCGCGCCCTTCGGCGTTGGCCAAGGGGCTCACGATGGACCTCGTCGTGGAGGGCGACATGGGGGCTGTGTATGGAGACGAGTCGCGCCTCCTTCAGGTGGTGAACAATTTGCTCACGAACGCCATAAAGTTCACCCCGCGCGGCGGCCACATTTGGGTGCGCCTCGAAACCACGAACGCCCGCGCCGAGCTCAGCATTCGCGACAACGGCATGGGCATCCGCGCCGAAGTGTTGCCACGCCTCTTCAACCGTTTCGTGCAAGCGGACAGCGCGATGACGCGCACCCACGGCGGCCTGGGGCTGGGCCTGTCCATCGTGCGCCATCTGGTCGATGTTCACGGTGGCGAGGTCAGGGTCGAAAGCCCGGGCGAGGGACGAGGCTCTACCTTTCGCGTCAGCCTCCCCACAGGTACGGCAGCGACACCCCTGGCGCCCCCGGCGCAAAGCCAGGTCGCACACGGCGTTGAAGGGATCAAGACATTGCTCGTGGAGGATGACGACGACACCCGCGAAGCCTACGCGGCGATGCTGGCTGAACTGGGCGCCCACGTACGCGCCGAGTCCTCGGCGGCACGCGCCTTCGCAGCGCTCGGAGACTTCCAGCCCGACGTGATCCTTTCTGACATCGCGATGCCGGGAGACGACGGAGTAGGCTTCATCAAAAAGGTCCGAGAGCTCACGCCCGAAAGGGGGGGGCGCATCCCCGCCGCAGCGCTGTCCGCGCTGGCCAGTGACGAGGATCGACGGCGGGCGCTCGAGGCGGGGTTTCAGCTGCACGTTGCCAAGCCCGTCGATGCGGCGCGCTTGGCCGCCGTGGTGGTCGCCCTGCGCGAATGGCGCATGGTCTCGGGCGGCCCCAGCCCACGTGAAGCGCCGGCCCGCTGA
- a CDS encoding arsenate reductase ArsC: protein MSPTANSLLFLCVANSARSQMAEGLARMIFGGALPVQSAGSEPSVVNPYAIEVMRELGVDLSQHHSKSVKTIDPATVGTVITLCAEEVCPVYLGQARRLHWPIPDPATRDPSVPRDEMLARFRAARDTIRGKLEGLKQELGLG, encoded by the coding sequence ATGAGCCCCACAGCCAATAGCCTGCTCTTCCTTTGCGTGGCCAACTCGGCCCGTAGCCAGATGGCCGAGGGACTGGCCCGCATGATCTTCGGGGGCGCCCTGCCTGTGCAAAGCGCCGGCAGCGAGCCCAGCGTCGTGAATCCTTACGCCATCGAGGTCATGCGCGAGCTGGGCGTGGATCTCAGCCAGCATCACTCGAAGTCCGTCAAGACCATCGACCCCGCCACGGTGGGCACCGTGATCACCCTTTGCGCCGAGGAGGTCTGCCCCGTGTACCTCGGCCAGGCCCGGCGTCTGCACTGGCCCATCCCCGATCCTGCGACCCGGGATCCCTCGGTCCCGCGGGACGAGATGCTGGCGCGCTTTCGCGCGGCACGGGACACGATCCGCGGCAAGCTCGAGGGGCTGAAGCAGGAGCTTGGCCTCGGATAG